The following are from one region of the Rissa tridactyla isolate bRisTri1 chromosome 10, bRisTri1.patW.cur.20221130, whole genome shotgun sequence genome:
- the GLYCTK gene encoding glycerate kinase, with the protein MSLCEHALSLFRSAVGTVRPAPMLKKAVKLQGDGCPQLLVKGRAFPVKRDLYLVGFGKAVLGMAAAAEEILGDHLIRGIINVPLGIQESLQRAGMQEMLLKPRSKIQVIEGAKNNLPDPEALKGAVAIQELARGLTADDLLLVLISGGGSALLPAPIPPILLKEKEKLTKMLASRGAAIQELNIVRKTLSLLKGGGLARLAYPAQVVSLILSDVIGDPLDIIASGPTVASSHSVQDCLQILAKYNLLHNLPKSVETVLSSSPTKPTASEDYSHVCNIIIGSNTLALDEAKRQAEGLGYATLILSAAICGEVSCVAALYCQLIQLVCLGFASLGEGPLGDEVRRNLLQLAAELEIPGLNLAEFLQALQGLGRERPVCILAGGETTVQLQGTGKGGRNQELALRVGLGLHRAQATETGSFLGRCEIVFLSGGTDGQDGPTEAAGAFCSPELVDEALQEGLDVEAFLSNNDSYTFFSQFQGGHHLLVTGLTGTNVMDIQAILIGATERS; encoded by the exons ATGTCCCTTTGTGAGCACGCACTGTCCCTCTTCCGCAGTGCGGTGGGCACCGTCCGTCCAGCTCCGATGCTGAAGAAGGCTGTGAAGCTCCAGGGAGACGGGTGCCCTCAGCTGCTGGTGAAGGGCAGGGCTTTTCCAGTTAAGAGGGACCTGTACCTGGTGGGTTTCGGCAAAGCTGTGTTGGGAATGGCTGCGGCAGCAGAAGAGATCCTGGGAGACCACCTCATCCGGGGGATCATCAATGTGCCACTAGGCATCCAGGAGAGCCTGCAGCGAGCAGGAATGCA GGAGATGCTCCTGAAGCCGCGCAGCAAAATCCAGGTCATCGAAGGTGCCAAGAACAACCTCCCGGACCCAGAGGCTCTGAAGGGAGCAGTTGCCATCCAGGAGCTGGCTAGGGGCCTGACTGCAGACGACCTGCTCCTCGTGCTCATCTCAG GGGGTGGATCAGCCCTACTGcctgctcccatccctcccatcctcctcaaagagaaagagaaacttaCTAAGATGCTGGCGTCCCGAGGAGCTGCCATACAGGAGCTGAATATTGTTCGGAAGACTCTGTCCTTGCTGAAGGGTGGAGGGCTGGCCCGGCTTGCATATCCTGCACAG GTGGTGAGCCTCATCCTTTCTGATGTGATTGGTGACCCCCTGGACATCATAGCGAGTGGGCCCACTGTTGCCAGCTCCCACAGCGTCCAAGACTGCCTTCAGATACTCGCCAAATACAACCTGCTGCACAACCTGCCCAAGTCAGTAGAAACGGTTCTGTCCAGCTCTCCCACCAAGCCCACTGCTTCAGAAGACTACTCCCACGTTTGCAACATCATCATCGGATCAAACACGCTGGCTTTAGATGAGGCCAAACGCCAAGCTGAGGGCCTGGGCTATGCGACTCTGATTCTGAGCGCAGCGATCTGCGGGGAAGTCAGCTGTGTCGCTGCGCTGTACTGCCAGCTGATCCAGCTGGTCTGCCTGGGCTTTGCCAGCCTCGGAGAAGGGCCACTGGGTGATGAGGTGAGACGGAATCTCCTGCAGCTGGCGGCAGAGCTAGAGATCCCGGGTTTGAACCTCGCTGAGTTTCTACAGGCCCTGCAAGGATTAGGGCGCGAAAGACCTGTCTGCATCCTGGCTGGCGGAGAAACCACGGTTCAGCTTCAAGGAACTGGCAAGGGAGGGAGGAACCAGGAGCTGGCCTTgcgcgtggggctggggctgcacaggGCACAGGCTACAGAGACCGGCAGCTTCCTGGGGAGGTGCGAGATCGTCTTCCTCAGCGGGGGAACGGATGGGCAGGATGGGCCcacggaggcggcgggggccTTCTGCAGCCCGGAGCTGGTGGACGAGGCGCTGCAGGAGGGCCTCGATGTGGAGGCCTTTCTCAGCAACAACGACTCCTATACCTTCTTCAGCCAGTTCCAGGGTGGGCATCACCTCCTGGTGACAGGCTTGACGGGCACCAACGTCATGGACATCCAGGCCATTTTAATTGGAGCCACAGAGAGATCATGA